A genomic segment from Mus musculus strain C57BL/6J chromosome 13, GRCm38.p6 C57BL/6J encodes:
- the Zfp72 gene encoding zinc finger protein 72 isoform 1 (isoform 1 is encoded by transcript variant 1), producing the protein MIYMIESNMERNPEKEEEMAGSKGWLSFRDVAIDFSAEECECLDAAQWDLYSDVMLENYSNLVSLGLAFSKPYLVTFLEKRQQSWDVKQQATVATYPGTKPYKYKECNKTFVRKSLLIQHQRVHTGEKPYKCEQCGKAFSCSSSLTPHQRIHTGEKPYKCEQCGQAFNCSSHLYKHQRIHTGEKPYKCPECGKAFNWSSSLTQHQRIHSGEKPYKCEECGLSFNCSHLYRHQRIHTGEKLYKCEECGKAFNCSSYLNYHQILHTGDKPYKCRECGKAFTMVSYLTRHQRIHTGEKPYKCKECDKAFSNCSALIQHQRIHTGEKPYKCSECGKAFNNSSSLTHHQRIHTGEKPYECKECGKAFNSSSHLNYHHRIHTGEKPYKCEECSKAFNNFSALIQHQRIHTGEKPYKCEKCSKAFNNCSALSQHQRIHTGEKPYKCEKCGQGFNCSSNLKQHQRIHTREKLYSCEDSGKAFNNGEALPQYHRIHTY; encoded by the exons ATGATCTACATGATTGAGTCAAATATGGAAAGAaacccagagaaggaagaagaaatggctgGTTCTAAG GGGTGGTTGTCATTCAGAGATGTGGCCATTGATTTCTCTGCAGAGGAATGTGAATGCCTGGACGCTGCTCAGTGGGATTTGTATAGCGATGTGATGTTGGAGAATTACAGCAACCTTGTCTCTCTGG GTCTTGCTTTCTCTAAGCCCTATCTGGTCACATttctggaaaaaagacaacagtcTTGGGATGTGAAACAACAAGCAACAGTGGCTACATACCCAG GAACAAAACCCTATAAATATAAAGAATGTAACAAGACCTTTGTTCGGAAGTCACTCCTTATTCAACATCAGAgagttcatacaggagagaaaccctacaaatgtgaaCAATGTGGCAAAGCTTTTAGCTGTTCTTCAAGCCTTACCCCACATCAaagaattcacactggagagaaaccctacaaatgtgaaCAGTGTGGTCAGGCTTTTAACTGTTCTTCTCACCTGTATAAGCATCAGAGAATTCACACTGgtgagaaaccctataaatgcCCAGAATGTGGCAAAGCTTTTAACTGGTCTTCAAGCCTTACCCAGCATCAAAGAATTCACAgcggagagaaaccctacaaatgtgaagaatgtggcttGTCCTTTAACTGTTCTCACCTGTATAGGCACCAGAGAATTCACACGGGTGAAAAACTTTACAAATGCGAAGAATGTGGCAAGGCCTTCAACTGTTCTTCATATCTTAATTACCATCAGATACTTCATACTGGTGATAAACCCTACAAATGTAgagaatgtggcaaagcctttaccATGGTTTCTTACCTTACTCGACACcagagaattcatactggagaaaaaccctataAATGTAAAGAATGTGACAAAGCTTTTAGCAATTGTTCAGCACTAATTCAACaccaaagaattcatactggagagaaaccctacaaatgcagcgaatgtggcaaagcctttaatAATAGTTCAAGCCTCACTCATCACCAaagaattcacactggagagaaaccttatgagtgCAAAGAATGTGGCAAGGCCTTTAACTCTTCTTCACACCTTAATTATCATCacagaattcatactggagagaaaccctataaatgtgAAGAATGTAGCAAAGCCTTTAATAATTTTTCAGCCCTTATTCAACaccaaagaattcatactggagagaaaccctacaagtgtGAAAAATGTAGCAAAGCATTTAATAATTGTTCAGCTCTTAGTCAGCACCAAAgaatccatactggagagaaaccctataagtGTGAAAAATGCGGACAGGGCTTTAACTGTTCTTCAAACCTTAAACAACACCAAAGAATTCATACTAGAGAAAAACTCTACAGCTGTGAAGATTCTGGGAAAGCCTTTAATAATGGGGAAGCCCTTCCTCAATACCATAGAATCCATACGTACTAA
- the Zfp72 gene encoding zinc finger protein 72 isoform X2, giving the protein MLENYSNLVSLGLAFSKPYLVTFLEKRQQSWDVKQQATVATYPGTKPYKYKECNKTFVRKSLLIQHQRVHTGEKPYKCEQCGKAFSCSSSLTPHQRIHTGEKPYKCEQCGQAFNCSSHLYKHQRIHTGEKPYKCPECGKAFNWSSSLTQHQRIHSGEKPYKCEECGLSFNCSHLYRHQRIHTGEKLYKCEECGKAFNCSSYLNYHQILHTGDKPYKCRECGKAFTMVSYLTRHQRIHTGEKPYKCKECDKAFSNCSALIQHQRIHTGEKPYKCSECGKAFNNSSSLTHHQRIHTGEKPYECKECGKAFNSSSHLNYHHRIHTGEKPYKCEECSKAFNNFSALIQHQRIHTGEKPYKCEKCSKAFNNCSALSQHQRIHTGEKPYKCEKCGQGFNCSSNLKQHQRIHTREKLYSCEDSGKAFNNGEALPQYHRIHTY; this is encoded by the exons ATGTTGGAGAATTACAGCAACCTTGTCTCTCTGG GTCTTGCTTTCTCTAAGCCCTATCTGGTCACATttctggaaaaaagacaacagtcTTGGGATGTGAAACAACAAGCAACAGTGGCTACATACCCAG GAACAAAACCCTATAAATATAAAGAATGTAACAAGACCTTTGTTCGGAAGTCACTCCTTATTCAACATCAGAgagttcatacaggagagaaaccctacaaatgtgaaCAATGTGGCAAAGCTTTTAGCTGTTCTTCAAGCCTTACCCCACATCAaagaattcacactggagagaaaccctacaaatgtgaaCAGTGTGGTCAGGCTTTTAACTGTTCTTCTCACCTGTATAAGCATCAGAGAATTCACACTGgtgagaaaccctataaatgcCCAGAATGTGGCAAAGCTTTTAACTGGTCTTCAAGCCTTACCCAGCATCAAAGAATTCACAgcggagagaaaccctacaaatgtgaagaatgtggcttGTCCTTTAACTGTTCTCACCTGTATAGGCACCAGAGAATTCACACGGGTGAAAAACTTTACAAATGCGAAGAATGTGGCAAGGCCTTCAACTGTTCTTCATATCTTAATTACCATCAGATACTTCATACTGGTGATAAACCCTACAAATGTAgagaatgtggcaaagcctttaccATGGTTTCTTACCTTACTCGACACcagagaattcatactggagaaaaaccctataAATGTAAAGAATGTGACAAAGCTTTTAGCAATTGTTCAGCACTAATTCAACaccaaagaattcatactggagagaaaccctacaaatgcagcgaatgtggcaaagcctttaatAATAGTTCAAGCCTCACTCATCACCAaagaattcacactggagagaaaccttatgagtgCAAAGAATGTGGCAAGGCCTTTAACTCTTCTTCACACCTTAATTATCATCacagaattcatactggagagaaaccctataaatgtgAAGAATGTAGCAAAGCCTTTAATAATTTTTCAGCCCTTATTCAACaccaaagaattcatactggagagaaaccctacaagtgtGAAAAATGTAGCAAAGCATTTAATAATTGTTCAGCTCTTAGTCAGCACCAAAgaatccatactggagagaaaccctataagtGTGAAAAATGCGGACAGGGCTTTAACTGTTCTTCAAACCTTAAACAACACCAAAGAATTCATACTAGAGAAAAACTCTACAGCTGTGAAGATTCTGGGAAAGCCTTTAATAATGGGGAAGCCCTTCCTCAATACCATAGAATCCATACGTACTAA